The sequence below is a genomic window from Sorangiineae bacterium MSr12523.
CTCCGAAAGATGCACGGCCCGCCTCTGGGCACACACGCCGCAAACAGCCTTGACCCGGTTCGACGGGCTGCTGGTCTGCCATGGCCAGCCTGCTCGCTCCACGAGCTCAGGCAACATCATGCGAATATCGTCCGCCACGGTCCACGTCTCGGGCCGGGGCACGACGGGGCGCCGGCACTCGGCGCATCGATCGAGCCGAGCGACCACGAGTTCGTGGATGCGAACGATGGCATGATTGGCGCCGACATCTCCGACGATGTACGGCATAAAGGGTACTCCGGTCTTCGGCCCGACCGCCGCAATGTTCAGCAGAATAGGACGCGGTCCAGTCGCTACGTGTCGGCGCGCCCCTTGGCCGTGAAGCTCCATGGCCGGAAGAATACGAATGTCTCGGCGCTTCGCCGCTGAAAAACGAAGCTCATGTGCGCGAAGGCCGCCTTATGCGCTTCGCGGCCATGATCGCAACGTATCAGCTCCAAGTTGCCATTCGCGTTGCCTGGGGGCATCCCCACTCAGACCCATTCTGCGCTTTACGCATTATGAAATACCGGTATGGGCTTAGCCTACGCGAGATATCGTCCAGCTTCGAGCCGGCATGTCCGATGCTTCGTGGCAGCGCACCCGGCCCGAACGAAGGCGACGATCGTAACGAACCAGCCTCACGGCCAGCAAAGGAGCCCCAAAGGCCACGGCATGAGAGCGAACAACAAGGTGACGTTGGGTCGACGCAGCGCCCTCCTTCGGACTCCTGAAGATGCAAGGCAGATGCGCCGATCATCATGACGGAGCTGAAAATGGATTATGAAGCATTCCTTCCCTGCGTTGGAATGGGAGCATGGATCGGCTGCTCGGGTATTGGGCGGTGAATAGGCTGTTCGCTCGGTTGTTGCGGAAAAGGAACTTCGAGCGGCGGCCCGACCGGCTTCCCATGATCGGGATGTGGCTTTGGATCCGTTTGCGGAGAAAAGGGCATCTGCATGGTTTTCTTCTTCTTGCTTTGGGGAGAGCGTCGTTGTTTGTTTACGCGCAGCGTGACACCGATCGATCGTCAGGCGAAACGTTGGATGGGTGCCACGCTGCAACGATGGGCGAAATGCCCTACCTGTTCTTGTGGCTCTGGGAGCCGGCCTTGGCGTGCTGCTCGGAGGTCCCGCCGCGTTGCCCTTGTTGATTGCCGCCTTGGCCACGGTGGGAGCCGCCCTGGTTCGAGCTGCTTTGCGAGTTGGCACTGCGAGCCTCGCCGCCTTTGCGGCCAATCTCGGCCATGTGCTCGCGATCCTGGCTCACGGCCTCACCACCTTTACGGCCCGCTTCCCGCGCCTCTTCGCTGGTGAATTCGTGCGCGGTGCCCTTCTCATGGGCAGCCTGGCCGCCCTTGCTCGCGATCTCGCGCTGTTTCTGCTCATCCATCGAGGCGAAGCCGCGATTGCTGGTCCCCTGATTCGAAGTGTGCTGGTTGTGTTGCTGAGCCATTCTCGCAATTCCTTTCCGTGCGCAAAACGCACTGTCCGATTGTTCTTTGTGCCAAAGGTGAGTGCAGCGACCGTGCCTTCGCGCCGTGGTCAACCGGAGTGCGCACCAAGAGCCCAACGAGCCCGCCATGATTCGCCAAGAATCAATTCAACCTACGAACGCATCTCCGCTAAACGCCACACCGCGCGGGGCCGGTCCAAGTCGCGGGTTCATCTGCTCGATCGGTGACCGTGATGACACACGGGCACTTTTGCCATATCTCTGACCCTTGCAGGGTTCGGCGGCGACACACTTTCTTACTTTTTGCATGGGAGACTTCATGCTCGAACGACCTGACATGTTGGAAGCCCTCGATGATGACGCGCCCATCTGGCGCTTCATGGACTTTACGAAGTACGTGTCGATGTTGCATCGCGGAGCCCTTTTCTTCGCACGCGCCGACCAATTGCCAGACCCTTTCGAAGGTCTTTATGCGCGCCGCAATCGTGGACTTGCACCCGCCACGTCCGATCCGAGAAAGGTGCACGAGCGCGTATTCGTGAGCTGCTGGCATGCGAACGAACACGAGTCCGCGGCCATGTGGAGGATCTACTTGAATGGTGAAGAGGGGCTCGCGGTGCGCAGCACCGTTCGTCAGCTTGCCGCAGCGCTCTCGAACGGAACGGAAACGTTCTATCTCGGGGCCGTTCGCTATCTCGATTACAAGAAGGAGCCCGTTCCCAAAGGCCATGAACTCCTTCCGTTCTTCTGCAAGCGAAAGAGCTTCGACTACGAACGCGAGGTGCGCGCCCTGTGGCAGTCGGACGTTCGTTCCGCCGAGGTCGGGCGTTATTTCAACACATCGCTCGATCACCTGATTGAGGAGGTCGTCGTGTCCCCCACGGCGGAACGATGGTTCGAAGAATTGGTGCACTCCGTGACTGAAAAGTATGGCCTTTCGCTGCCCATCGTAAGCTCGAGCATGCGCGACCCGCCTGCATGACGTGCCGATCCGTGCGGGCGAAGCCCGACCACACATCTGTTACATATGGACCATTGGTGGTGCTCAAGAGCCACGCACGGCCGGTAAGATGCGCCCGGCGCAAAATCTGCCGAATGGCTTGCTTATGCGGCAACTCGGCTGAGATCGTGTCCCGTTCCGCGATTCGCATCGGAGCCATCGCTCCTCGGACGTCTTGCGCTCTCGTATTCCGAGGCACGATTGGTGCTTCGAACGATGAAAGCTTCGTGGACGGCATCTTTCTTCATCAAATTCTACAGTGGCACAACATGCTATCAGCGCACGTCCGCCGATCGAATCGTCGATATGAAACAACATGGTATGGGACGGTCTCTTTCACGCGTGTACGTGGGTGATGGTATCGCTTGGCCTTTGGAAACTATGGGTCGCTGGCAAACGATCCGATGTTCCTTGGTCAACACGCACCTTCGTGGGTTCACTCGTCATGGGATGGGGACTCTTCAACTTCATCGAAGGGATGATTGACCGTCAGCTACTCGGCATTCATCACGTGCATCCCGGCGAAGGGCAGCTCGCGTGGGACCTCGGCTTTTCGGCATTCGGTCTCATCGAGATCGGCATCGGGGCGCTGGCCATCCGGGGCGAGCCGACACGCTCCCACGCGGCGGGCTGCCGCTGGCCTCGGCGAGCGCCGCGTTCATGGTCCGCCAGCTGCATCCCGTACCGTGATGCGTGTACATCATCTAAACTGTATTTCCGCGTGTCCGTTGGGCGGCCTGTTCATGGACGGTGTTACGAAGCATTCGCTTCGCGGCCGGCTTGCATCCCATTGCCTGCTCCTGGAGACGGGCCGCTCCCTCGCGCTCATCGACACGGGTTACGGTCTACCGGACATCGCGCACCCCCGAAGCCGATTGAGCAACTTCTTCCTCGCGCTGTTGAAGCCCGAACTCCACGAGTCCATGACGGCAGTCCGGCAAATCCAGCGACTCGGGTTCGATCCCAAAGACGTGCAACACATTGTACTCTCGCACCTCGATTTCGACCACGCCGGCGGACTCGATGATTTTCCGCAAGCCACGGTGCACCTCTTGGGCACGGAAATCGATTCAGCTGCATCGCAAAAGACGGTCATCGACCGATTGCGATATCGCCCGCAGCAGTGGAACACGCGTGCGCAATGGCGGGGCTACGCGGCGGACGCGGGCGAAGCATGGTTCGGATTCGAGCATGTACGAGAGCTCGAGGGCATCGGACCGGAAGTCCTCATGGTTCCTCTGATTGGCCACACCCTGGGGCACGCCGGCGTTGCCATTCGATGTGACGAGCGGTGGCTGCTCTATGCAGCCGATGCCTACTTTTTCCACGCCGAGATGGATGAGCGCCCTCGATGCACGCCGGGACTGCGGTTGTATCAAACCATGATGGAAAAGAATCGGCGCCTCCGGCTTTTGAACCAACGGCGCCTTCGTCAGCTTCGCCTGGCAAGCAAAGGCGAGATCGACATCTTCTGCGCACACGATATTGGCGAATTCGAGCAGCATGGCGGGCATTCGCACCACGAACCAGCGCAGATGGCCCGACCGGCTCAGAAGGTGAGGCCCGTGGACGTGGGCGCCATTCATTCCGTGTGACGACGCATCCCGCGCGCCGTGTACGTGAAGGCGCTTTCAGGGTCGAGATAGACGAAAACGATATCGCTTCATGGGCGCCATGCCCCCAACGCGAAAGTATACGCCATGCTGAACACTGCCGAGAGTCAGTCTGCATCCATCGCAACCTGGATCGACAGCGATATCCGTAAGCTCTCCATGGAGCTGGGTGAGCGAAACGATGGATCCTCGGACCGAGGGCGCCGCCTTCGTGCGGCGCTCGACCATGTCAGTACGATATTCCGCGAAGCAGGCCGAGACCCCACGGAGGTCGGCTCGACCATGATCGACGGCAACGGGCTTCTCAACGTGGAATGCACGGTGCCCGGGACCCGCAACTCGGAGCAGCACGTCGTCCTCGGCGCGCACATCGACAGCGCGCGCGGAGCCCCCGGTGCCGACGATAACGCGTCGGGAGTAGCCATGTTGCTCGGATTGGCACGAGTTCTGGGGACGCGCCGTTTTCCACGGACCGTGCACCTCGTGGCCTTCGTGAACGAGGAGCCACCGCACACGCGCCGCCCCACCATGGGAAGCCTCGACTATGCGCGACAGCTGCGCCGGCGCGGCATCGACGTCACCTGCATGGTGAGCCTCGAAAGCCTGGGCTTCGACCCGGCGGCCCGGCCCCAAGATGCACGGTGGATCGGTCGCCGCTTTGGCGGCCTCTACTTCGTATCGAACTTGGCGTCGAGGCAATGGTGTGACCTAGCCCACCGTGCCTTTCGACACGCGTGCGGTATGAGCGCTCTCAGGATCGCTGCACCGGGCTTTCTTCCAGGGATACGTTCCTCCGACCATTGGTCTTTCTGGAAAATGGGATTCCCCGCCATCATGGTGACCGACGGAGGCCCGCTCGTGTACAAGCATTACCACCGCCCTTCCGACACCGCCGAAAAGGTCGACGTCGCGAAGCTCGTGCGCATGGTACCGGGCATGATGAGCATGTTGGCGCGGCTTGCCGGTGTGCCGGTTTGCGGGGTCATGAAGCCACCATCCGTGTGAGCTTGCAGCCGATTCGTCGATCACCAAGTTTCTTTGCTGCGACCAAAAGCACCAGTCGCGTTAATAAACATAAAACGATGTTAACACCTTGGAGTTTTTCATCGCTGGCCTCGTCACCCACGGTTCGATACGTCCGGTCGTTCCCAGGCAACCCCCGCGAGATCGGCTGGAGCCGCCTTTGACGCAGAATTAACAAAGCTTTCATGCACCAATGCGCGGAAGCCACGTCTTGTGCAATGGGCAAACACATATTGTCCATTGCGTATCATCCTCGAACAAATCGGACGCATTGCGCAAAGCGCAAATACCTATCCGCGTCATCACAGCTCACCTTGATTCGACACACCTCGTCACTAGATGCCAATCATTCAGCAATGGAATACTTAACTCGAGGCAAGAAGCGAATATATTCACTTCAAATAGACACAAAAGCAACATAACATGGCGACGGCCAGCGCCATCGGACGCCAGTCGCTTCCCAATTTGCTCGGCATCAATTTCCCTCGCGTTCGAACGCGTGCCCCCGCGACGATATTCCGAACCGATATGGAGGTCCTGATGAACCGTTCCAAGTCGTCGACCATCGATTCCAATGCACCGGCATCCCGCTCGACACGAATGCGGAGGCTGGGTCGATTCGTCCTCGGAAGCGCCATGGGTGCTGCGGTGCTGATACCGAGCTTCGCGCGCGCCAAGGTCCTCACCCCGCGGCTGGACCAGAACGCCGATGATCTGGATACAACCTATTCTCCTGCGTACGACTACGACAGAGACGGCTGTTACGCCACCGCAGCTATCAGCAAGAATGGTGAACTCAATCCCGGGCTGAGCCTAGGCGGTGACTTGAACGGTCATTGTCACGACAGAGCGCAAATCGACAACTCCAATACCTACTCACGGCACAAGTGCAACAAGAACGGTTGGTGTGTGAGTATATACGCCAGTTATTTCGAGAAAGATCAGAATGCGGATGGCAGCCATCTCTATGGACACACCCACGATATCGAGCACGTCGCGGTGTGGACCAAGGACCATGAAGTGAAGTGGGTCTCGCTGTCCCACCACAACGGCTGGCAGAAGTTCGATCGCTCGAGCATACGATTCGAGCATGGCACGCATCCGAAGGTCGTTTATCACAAGGATGGCGTCAAGAACCACTGCTTCCGACTCGCCACGGGCCTCGACGAGTTCATCGTTGAAAACGTGACCCAGGATTGGGTTTTCCCGGCGCTCGTAGGCTGGAACGGTTACCCGTCCGGCATTCGCGAAAAACTCATGAACCACGGCTTCGGCGAAGCGAGCTTCAAGATCAAGGATGACAACTTCCTTTCTACCATCGCGGATGCCAAGCCATCACAAGTCCCGTTCAATCCCTACGAAGATTGAAATCACGCATGGTCGCCATAGACGCATGACGAAATACGAATCTGCGTGTGCAAGCTGCGCCGAGATGCTCGGTGTCGACCCCGCGGTCGCCGAGCGCATTGGCCCAAGCTTCTGTGAGCCGCTGCTCGATGCCGAAGCCCAGAAACAGCCGGACGTGTTGCCGAGGGCGACGCCCAGCTGCCCCCTTTCGAGCGCTACTTCCTATTCAAGACTCGGGAGCTGAAAACTTCGAAGCCGACCTCGCCCAGCGCATAGGACAATGCACGAGCAGTGGCCCGCGAGCAGCGATTGAGCCCCTTGCGCGTGGCTCGCCTGGCCGCGGGTACAGCTCGTCGTGAAGTTCACTTCGCCGATGGTGATGCCAAATAATCCAACGCTAACGTCGTAAGGGTGCGCACGCCCACTGGCATCGCATCTTCGTCGAAGTCGAACAGCGGTGAGTGATTTGGTGGCGCCGTTTCCGGCGTCTTGCCTTTGGGCGGAGCGCCGAGAAATACGTATACGCCGGGAACCATCTTCTGGTACTCGGAAAAGTCCTCCGTGCCGCTGAGTTTGGCTGTCACCACGGCCTTACCGTTGGTCGCCAGGAGCAGCGCCGGAATCATACGTTCGGTCAATGCCGCATCGTTGCTGGTCACGCTGGTTCCCTGGGCCACAAAATGCACTTCGCCCTTTGCGCCGTGCGCGTTGGCGACCGACTCCGTGATGGTCGCAATGCGGTTCTTGGCGTCCACCCGCATCGCGTCATCGAACGTTCGCAAGGTTCCAAGCATGGTCACGCTGTCCGGAATGATGTTCGCGCGGTTGCCGCCATGAATGGAGCCGACGGAGATGACCGCCGGCTCCTTGTTGATGTCGAGCTGCCGGCTCACGATGGTCTGCAAATCGACCAGCACCTCGGCTGACGTGATGACGGGGTCGATCCCTTTCCACGGAAGCCCGCCGTGCGTCCCCTTCCCTTGAATCTTGATCTCGAACGCGTCGGCACTCCCCAGCAGCGGCCCGCTGCGGTAGCCCACCGTGCCCGTCGGAAGCACAGGCCCGATATGCAGCGCGAAGATGGCGTCTACCTTGGGACGATCCATCACGCCCTGCGCGATCATGGCAGCCGCCCCGATTTTCGCATCCCCCGCGCGAGGATCGGAAACGCCTTCTTCGGCTGGCTGGAAGATGAACTTCACCGTCCCGGGGATGCTCGCCTTGCGGCGCGCGAGCACCTCGGCCACCCCCATGAGAATGGCCGTATGCCCGTCATGTCCACACGCATGCATCACGGGTGCGCGCTCGTCCATGTACGGCGCGGTGACGGTCGATGCAAACGGCAGCCCCGTGGCTTCCTTCACCGGCAAGGCATCCATATCGGCGCGCAAGGCCACGACCTTGCCCGGCCGCCCGCCGCGAAGAACACCGACCACACCATGTCCGCCCACTTCGGTCGTCACGTCCAAACCGAGCGCGCGCAGATGTTCGGCCACCAGCCTGGACGTGCGCACTTCCTGCCCTGAAAGCTCGGGATGGCTATGAATGTCGCGCCGCCACGTAATGAGCTTCGGGCGAACGGCATCGATATCGCGGTCAACCTCGCGCAGAGGCACCGCCGCTTGCACCCCGCGGTTTTCCGCCATGCATTGCGTCGATGCCATGCACGCGATCATGACGACGCCCGCCGTTATCGTCGCTTGATATGTCATCCGATTTCGAATGCTCGGACATTTCGGAACCGAGGGCCACAGCGATCAGCCTCGGGCCGCGCCCTGTTGTCGGCGCTTCACGATTGGGCGCCAATTGGGGAATTCTGCCATCGTAGGCGTCAAACCGAACGGTCATGCAGCGATGACGCGCGCACGGGGACCGATATATGACGACATCGAGCGCCGCGAGCCTCTCGACGGCCTGCGCGCGATGGCGCAGAGACAAAAAAAAGAAAGGCCCGAGTCGTAATCGACTCGAGCCTTCGTAAGATAATCCCGGCGGCGTCCTACTCTCCCACACGGCTTCCCGTGCAGTACCATCGGCTCCGAAGAGCTTAACTTCCGAGTTCGGGATGGGATCGGGTGTGGCCTCTTCGAGATCACCACCGGAAACTGTGGGTAAATCCACGTTTCCAGAGCGTGTCTGTTGCTCAGTGAAAAGATCGTCTTTTCTTCGAAACGGGTGCTAGGCGAAACAAGCTTCGCAAACCCAATCCTGGGCGCGAACTCAATTGTTGCCTTAGAGACATGGTTAAGCCGCACGACCTATTAGTACTGGTCGACTCCGCCACTTACGTGACTTCCATCCCCAGCCTATCAACCTTGTCGTCTACAAGGGGTCTTTAGAGGCTTGCGCCTGGGATACCTTGTCTTGAGGCCGGCTTCCCGCTTAGATGCTTTCAGCGGTTATCCGTTCCGCACATAGCTACCCAGCTGTGCCACTGGCGTGACAACTGGCTCACTAGAGGTGCGTCCAACCAGGTCCTCTCGTACTATGGTCAGCTCCTCTCAAGTATCCTTCGCCCACGGCAGATAGGGACCAAACTGTCTCACGACGTTTTAAACCCAGCTCGCGTACCGCTTTAATCGGCGAACAGCCGAACCCTTGGGACCTGCTCCAGCCCCAGGATGCGATGGGCCGACATCGAGGTGCCAAACCACTCCGCCGATGTGAACTCTCAGGAGTGATCAGCCTGTTATCCCCAGAGTACCTTTTATCCGATAAGCGATGGCCCTTCCATTCGGGACCACCGGATCACTAACGCCTGCTTTCGCACCTGCTCGACCTGTCGGTCTCGCAGTTAAGCTCCCTTGTGCGTTTGCACTCTACGCCTGGTTTCCAATCAGGCTGAGGGAACCTTCGCACGCCTCCGTTACGATTTAGGAGGCGACCGCCCCAGTCAAACTGCCCGCCAGGCAGTGTCCCCCGCCCAGGTTATGGGCGCAGGTTAGAATCCCAGAACATCCAGGGTGGTATTTCAACGGTGACTCCATCGAACCCAGAGGCCCGACTTCAAAGTCTCCCACCTATCCTACGCAGAATGTCCCGAAACTCACTGCCAAGTTGCAGTAAAGGTTCATGGGGTCTTTCCGTCTTGCCGCGGGTAGAGGGTATCTTCACCCCCAATACAATTTCGCTGAGTCCCTGGTCGAGACAGCGCGGATGTTGTTATGCCATTCGTGCAGGTCGGAACTTACCCGACAAGGAATTTCGCTACCTTAGGACCGTTATAGTTACGGCCGCCGTTTACTGGGGCTTCGGTTCAATGCTTCGCTTGCGCTGACATGTCCCCTTAACCTTCCAGCACCGGGCAGGCATCAGACCCTATACGTCGTCTTACGACTTTGCAGAGTCCTGTGTTTTTAGTAAACAGTCACAACCGCCGTTTCTCTGCAACCCTCCGACGCTCGAAACGCGAAGTTTCTCACGAAAAAGGGCACACCTTCTCCCGAAGTTACGGTGTCAATTTGCCGAGTTCCTTAACCAGGGTTCTCTCACGCGCCTTGGAATACTCTTCCCGCCCACCTGAGTCGGTTTGCAGTACGGTTACCGAAGGGGCTCTGTACGCAGATTTTCTTGGAAGTGTGGAATCACCAAGTTTCGAAGCCGAAGCTTCGCCTCATCACCTCTCGGGCTAATGTCTCACTGTTTGTCCCTCTTGGGTCCTGGTGAGACACCCTACGGGCTTGAACACGGCAAACCAACGCCGCGCTTGGCCTATCCTACTCCGTCCCTGCTTACTTCAACGCCTTCCTCGGTAGCACAGGAATATTAACCTGTTGT
It includes:
- a CDS encoding KGG domain-containing protein: MAQQHNQHTSNQGTSNRGFASMDEQKQREIASKGGQAAHEKGTAHEFTSEEAREAGRKGGEAVSQDREHMAEIGRKGGEARSANSQSSSNQGGSHRGQGGNQQGQRGGTSEQHAKAGSQSHKNR
- a CDS encoding MBL fold metallo-hydrolase, producing MDGVTKHSLRGRLASHCLLLETGRSLALIDTGYGLPDIAHPRSRLSNFFLALLKPELHESMTAVRQIQRLGFDPKDVQHIVLSHLDFDHAGGLDDFPQATVHLLGTEIDSAASQKTVIDRLRYRPQQWNTRAQWRGYAADAGEAWFGFEHVRELEGIGPEVLMVPLIGHTLGHAGVAIRCDERWLLYAADAYFFHAEMDERPRCTPGLRLYQTMMEKNRRLRLLNQRRLRQLRLASKGEIDIFCAHDIGEFEQHGGHSHHEPAQMARPAQKVRPVDVGAIHSV
- a CDS encoding M20/M25/M40 family metallo-hydrolase, giving the protein MLNTAESQSASIATWIDSDIRKLSMELGERNDGSSDRGRRLRAALDHVSTIFREAGRDPTEVGSTMIDGNGLLNVECTVPGTRNSEQHVVLGAHIDSARGAPGADDNASGVAMLLGLARVLGTRRFPRTVHLVAFVNEEPPHTRRPTMGSLDYARQLRRRGIDVTCMVSLESLGFDPAARPQDARWIGRRFGGLYFVSNLASRQWCDLAHRAFRHACGMSALRIAAPGFLPGIRSSDHWSFWKMGFPAIMVTDGGPLVYKHYHRPSDTAEKVDVAKLVRMVPGMMSMLARLAGVPVCGVMKPPSV
- a CDS encoding NPP1 family protein, yielding MATASAIGRQSLPNLLGINFPRVRTRAPATIFRTDMEVLMNRSKSSTIDSNAPASRSTRMRRLGRFVLGSAMGAAVLIPSFARAKVLTPRLDQNADDLDTTYSPAYDYDRDGCYATAAISKNGELNPGLSLGGDLNGHCHDRAQIDNSNTYSRHKCNKNGWCVSIYASYFEKDQNADGSHLYGHTHDIEHVAVWTKDHEVKWVSLSHHNGWQKFDRSSIRFEHGTHPKVVYHKDGVKNHCFRLATGLDEFIVENVTQDWVFPALVGWNGYPSGIREKLMNHGFGEASFKIKDDNFLSTIADAKPSQVPFNPYED
- a CDS encoding amidohydrolase, coding for MTYQATITAGVVMIACMASTQCMAENRGVQAAVPLREVDRDIDAVRPKLITWRRDIHSHPELSGQEVRTSRLVAEHLRALGLDVTTEVGGHGVVGVLRGGRPGKVVALRADMDALPVKEATGLPFASTVTAPYMDERAPVMHACGHDGHTAILMGVAEVLARRKASIPGTVKFIFQPAEEGVSDPRAGDAKIGAAAMIAQGVMDRPKVDAIFALHIGPVLPTGTVGYRSGPLLGSADAFEIKIQGKGTHGGLPWKGIDPVITSAEVLVDLQTIVSRQLDINKEPAVISVGSIHGGNRANIIPDSVTMLGTLRTFDDAMRVDAKNRIATITESVANAHGAKGEVHFVAQGTSVTSNDAALTERMIPALLLATNGKAVVTAKLSGTEDFSEYQKMVPGVYVFLGAPPKGKTPETAPPNHSPLFDFDEDAMPVGVRTLTTLALDYLASPSAK